The Primulina eburnea isolate SZY01 unplaced genomic scaffold, ASM2296580v1 ctg739_ERROPOS11973397, whole genome shotgun sequence sequence ATTCCAGCAGCTTTGGCTGATTGTGGAAAGAAATCAAGGGCTAAGTTTCTTTTAATAACAGTAACAAGTGGTTTATGACTAGACATCCTTCTCAGCATCTCAACAATTTGCTCCGTCTTCTTAGCCAATTCCAATGGGACACAACTTCCATCTTTAAATGAATGGGTCTGCATGCCCAAATGCTCCTCAAACCAAAATTTGTAAAAAGCCTTGCAGACAAGATCCTGAAAAGGAGAATGACATCAAGAACACACTTGAATGAAACAACAGTGGACCTAAGAAAAAGCTCAAAGATCAATATACAAACTAATTTCAAGCTATCAGAGAATCACACCAAttttcaagtgtttaaaccattGTGCTCCAATCATTACAGTAACAAAGGTGCATACATACATGAGGTCTTCAACTCCTAAGGAAAAGAAGCTTTGTGTGCAGctaacaaaatacaatcaaacACCTGTACGCTGGATTCTTCATCATTGATGCGAGATATTATTTCAACGCAGGCAGTGGAAAAAAGTGAAAATCCGGTATCAGAGGTACACATATCCTTAATAATTTTGATAGCACGTTTTCGCACGCTAATCCCTGTATCCTTGATTCTCTCTGCTACCTTCTCAAAATACTAGAAAAATTAACCAGAAGTTAGAAATCAAATCAACCCCATGAGTATCAAACCAAGCATCCGCAACTGAAATACCTTAAGACCAACATCAGGATACGATGCGATATGACGACCAACAAGCTCAAGAGCAGATTCTCTGACAGATATAGCAGAGTCACAAAACCTTCCCTCAACAGCCATGTGGACAAACTTATCACCCAAAACCTCGGGATCAGCTTCTACAATGATACTAACCTGTAGTTCCAAAGAGTATAAAATGGAAGAGGTCAAGGCTCCTCACCTTCCAATTTCAGATGGTGCTGAAAAGAACAAACTAGAAGACAAGGAATCCAGGAGGCATGGTATATAAAGAAACGATTTATGGCATACCGCTCGCATTGCTTTAGAACGAATTGTTGGTGAGTTGTCCCTTAGACTTGCCTGATAATAGTAGAATCATAAGAACAAACATCCAAATGCTGAATTATTAAAGAATCAACATTCACCTACCAGGAGCACTTGAAGAATCTTGTCAAACCCTCTAGTAAACGAACTATTTTGTCCCAATGCCAAAGCTACTTTTTTAACTGAAACCCGTTTCAGAGAGGATGAAAATGAAGAAGACTCGCGCACAATTGCTCTAGATTTTAGCCTAGTGAGGTAGTAGCAGATTTTTTGTTCAGAAGCAGGGTGGTCATCCTTATACCATAGGCAAAGATAAAACCTGCAAGTCAATATATCTTCATAGGCTTATGAAATTTGAAAAGACTGATAACCGATACTTTTTCTTTAGTTGCTTACCATCGTGTAAAGAGGTGTGTGTCATCTTCGGACCGCACATCCTGCAGATAATTGAGAAGCATTTGTTGAACAATCTCCTGTTTTGTCACTGTGTCATGTCTAGAAGATTTTTTTGACTGATTCCGATTCTTTTTTTCGTCCTTGTCCTGGGACACACAGTATGTTTTCAAGACAAGAAGTTGTCTCTCGCACAGACAGATTTGGCAATCTGAGTTGCGCGAATGAACTTCATTCTCCATTCCTTCCATACAATCAACATGAAATGCTCTCTGACAACCTTGACACACAAATAAGGACCTTTCACTTATTGCACCCTTACAAACAGAGCATGCATCCTTTTCATAACTCGGATCAACCCTTTCACTATTAATAAACTCCTTCAAGATCCAAAATTTGTCGTCCCTACACAGGACAGCATCGTGCTTCAACCTTGCAGCAATTATACCCAGTAGGTCAATGGCCATTATTCGAGCTGTAATATCTTTAGATTTCAGCCCAGCATTCTGAAGCAGCAATACACAAAGTACCTGCAAAAAGTATTAGATAAGTATCAAGCAGATAAGTGATAACACCTCCATCCAAGGACCAACTGTAAAAAGGGTACCTCTAGAATAGCAGCTGAGGCAGGATACTCTGGTAAATTCAGAGTAGTGAGTAAATCCATGACAAGATTTTCCATTATCATCTTTAGCTCAGATGCATCCTGACTTTTTGTGCTGGCCAGTCTCTGAAGAATTCGAGTCCAAAAGAGGCAGCAAGATTCTGTGATTGCCTCATAGCATTTGGCAGGGTACCCAGGGTCGACTGAAACCTCCAGTAATGGATTTTCGGACCTAACAACTTCAGGAAGATTGGCACTATACTGAACCATTTGAATGCACAGAGCTGTGATTAACTGAATTTGTCTCTGCTCTTCATCAGGAAGATGATATGTTCTTGGTACTCGCTTAGAGAGTGGTGACTTTAGAATTATTTGAACAGTTTCATCCATCACGTAAGATCTATGCTGAGTATACATGTAATATATCTGTATGCCAATTTGACAAAAATGCGACTCAGCAAAAGCAGAAAATGTAGAAAATTAGAGATAGACCAGAACAGGTACTAGGTAAGCTGATTCCATTACCCCACCAATTAAACTGATTGCTTTCAACTGCAAAAGTGGGATGTTATCAACCAAAAGTGTCTGCAAACTAGTTCTCACGAGCTGGAGAATGCAACTATCCGAAAGGCACTCTATTGACAGAAACTGCTTCAGAAAACTAAGAATAGTGCACAACTTCTGAGTTACAGTTTTCACGACAGAAAGTCCCCTGAGGAAAAATCGTAAAATTATTCTGGGAAGAAAAACCTCTTTAGATAACCAAAACATCGTCATCAGAAAAAAAGATATAGAGTCATCATTGTACTTGTAGGTCgtggatttcttttcttttacacTCTTGGAGGTTCGTCTTTTTTTACTTGCTGAACCAAAATCATCcgcttcttcatcttcttcatctAATATTCAAAAGGTAAACGAAGGAACACGAGAAATAAAATAAGGATAACAGCATAAAATGTAAGACACTATACAAAGGGGAAGCTAAGATCCAAAAGCAAGAAACATGAGACCTTTCTCTACTTGCACTCAGTCCATAGCATAAAGGAGGAACAATGATCGAGCCGAATGGACACCACATCCACATACTAGCGAAGAAATTCATTATTGCCAAAGGAGAACAAAATGACACACTATGCTttatagaaaaataaaaaaattcacattTTAACCAGACAAAGAAGAACCATGGAAAGAGGTAAATTCAGGTCTTGCTATACATCCAAGAGAGTAAAGGAGCAACTTTGGAGAAGATAAATCATTAACTGAAGCAGTCGTTCTACATGATTGTCGTGTAAAAATGTAAATGACTCAAGTAAACCGGCTAGAAGCATAGCATACCATCAATGGCTCCATTATCAGTTGGCTTATGCATTGCACGGTATGCTGGATCACAAGCAAACATAACATCCAAAATCTGATGCCTCGAAAAATCCAGGATTCTTTCAATATTCTGAGACGAAGAGGGAAAATTATTGACAAAGATGGATAATCTGGCAACTTTAAACAGAATTTTGAGCAGCAAAGAAGTACAAGCAAGATCACATCCCCAGATATTTCATCACACCAAATGAACTTATATGCATACCTCTTCTTTGTAAAGCTGTTTAGGCATATCATCGTGAGCCATAATAGCCAAAGCTCCATGGATCGACTCGAGAGAGCAATAAATGGATGATACAACGTCAGCATCCAGCTGGAAAATAGGGAAAATAATTAATGAAAACATTGAGGCAAGAGCAACATAGGTAAATGAAAGCTAACCACGTAAACTTGACAACTGAAGAAGGGAAGTGTCAAAGAGACAAAGGTAGGGGAAAAGAAACACCCGAAAATAGTCTAAAGGGAGTCGATAACCTCCACCCGCTATTAGTTCTTAGGAAGGGTTATTGAAACTCAACAACCAAATCCCTAAGCAAACAAGACCTGGAACCGTAAACTATCCAGCaaaggtaaaaaaaaataagtaaCAATCTGATTTTGTGAAACACGCGAAACATTCTATAGTAGATTCAGTAAGCGCAATTACAATATTCACAATTACTGCATGACAATATCCCCATCATATGAGTCCCTCGTTATATGGTTGGAAATGCACATAGAAATGATCTGGTCCTCCAGATAATACTTGACATTAACCTTCATCCAGGACAGATTCTCACAAGCAACAACTGATGGGGAGTCGAGCAAACAGTCATTGGTGGATAACCTGGTTACTTCAGATAAAATTAGGCATTAGTTCTTAGTCTCTGACATGCCTAGATTTGAGTGGACAGCCATGAATCCACTTATTTGGGATAGTTATATTAACACATGGTGGTTTAGTTTCCTCGAGGAAAATCCAGGTCTAAGATCTTCAAAAAAGAGAAGCTAACAAGCATGAAATCTAGCATTAACGTCCATGCTCTATAATTGTATACGCGAGATAGGGTTTATTGGAGTTGGTTACAAAGACAGGAGTCACTATAATCTATATGAAAGATTTCAGTTTTGAAATCAGAGATGTGCAATTATAAACAGCCATTAATGAAAATATCCCCGAGGTCAACATCTACAGGGGATTTTTTTACATactttttatatgttaatatgataaACTACAAACTGCGTGGTATGGAATAGATCAGCCAGGCACCGGGCACGTTATATGGAACATGCAAATTCAAATGCATGAAATGCAAAATTGACTGACATTGATTGAATATCAttcttttgaaaatttaattagTGAATCTAAAAATATAAAAGACTTATACAACATTGAATAATGTTGAATGAAATgacttaaataaaaaaattcttcatACCATCCTGACTGGTGATTTGGTACTTGGTAGAATAACTTAACATGAAGATCACAAAATTGTTGTAAAGCTTTGCGTTTCTCGATCTTTAAACATGAACAAACTGATACACATAAATAAGACTCTCTTTTACTTTAATACGGTGTCATcactttattattattgttgttgttatcattatattattgaaataacaaaaatagGGGAATTCATACCAAAATCAAGACCAGGGGAAAGTGGAAATAGAACAAAAACAAGGAGACATATTAATTGCATCTAGCAAGTAAAGAAGGAATAGCTTTGATCCATGTAGACCTCATTCAATTACATGAATCCTTTTGTGGGTGGATGGTGcagaacaacaaaaaaattaccCATAGCCAAACCAAGTAATCACTATGGGGTATATGTTCGAGAAAAATCAATTTGTCCACTACACAAATCAAGTAATTACGTTTCTACATTTATTTTACTTCTTAATTAGTCCAACATGCAGCATGTTCTTGAGATCTGTTACAACAGATAACTCGAGCAAGACACAGATGTCAGTATAGATATCTTCTCTGAGTTCCAGGAGGTCATCTGTTTAACACAGCCATAACTGTCGGCAATTCCTGAGGGCCCCGACACATTCACCAGCCCAACATCATGCATCAGTTGATTAATACTCATTTCACCACAAAATCTGACAAAAAAAGGAAAGGGAGCGTTCACAACAACATATCATTTATCCTGCGAACATCTAACTATTTGTGCACATAGTTTAAATTATGGATGTCAACACTTATACAAGCATGCCAAGAGTTTTTGAGTGATGTGTCGCAGATAGGTCCAAACACCAAATCCAAACAAAAATATCAGGTCAGTCGGACATTCACTGAGtcccataaaaataaatcagtCAACCAGGAAAGCAGTTGAAGCGAAGCAGGTCGAGAACATTTCTTATCATAGTTAATGAATTCGCACAAGGCATGCCTAGGCTTGTCAGGTTCTGCCATTGAGCAAGGTAAGGCATTGTACATTAATAAAGCCCAGGCCTTACCCATAGCCCAAGTTCCTCGTGTGGCTTAGAGGCTCAAGACCACTTTTAAGCACACCTTTAATGTGTAGATAGTAATCAAAGACAAAATGCAAGATAACAACCATCTTTTTTCACTTAAATATCAAtgaattttgttttatttttcttcaataaTTTGTTGAGTACATGGCGTTTGATATGTACTGAAATTTTCTCCAGGTGTACATATTCTAGTATATTGTTATTTGAGCTTCATTTCAGTAAAGAACAAGTCTTCACACCTTGCGCTTGGCTTTGAGATACCAGAAAAGGCAGCTCAAAAGCATAAGCATCAAAGAGGTAAAATTAATCATTCTGAAGAGAAATCTGCAGGAGGGCCACACAGAATCTACAGCAATTTACAAAGTCCAAACCAAAAATAGTTCAAGGAAATAAGTAATAGGAACTCAACAATAAGATATCACAAGAAGAAATGAAATTACTGGAGCAAGCAAATAAGGGATTCCAAGACCAAACCAGTGCGCGGGAAATAGGTAATTATTAGAATTTATAACGAGAACTTGGGCCAAAAATATGACTCCCAGATCACACCATTGTACAGGGAATGGGTCAAATAGTGAAAAGAATTACATTTCAGCTAGACAGTGGTACATCAGACCAACAAGAAACCCCTCCCACTGTAAACCAGAATGATCACCCTTGGCAACTTCTTCGAGAAAAATCAAGAACCTCGGCATGGATATAAATCTATTTAGTTATCAAAATTGTAAACTTACATGGTCATTATAATTTATTGATAGTCCTTCTGCTCGGTGAATCTGGTGGTCTAAAACCTTCAATGTCCTTGAAAGAAGATCTATATGAACCATATGGAGAATTTTTTTGGCTCTCATGGACATAATTTCATTCGTAAGTGCTTTAAGATCAGAAAAAGGCAATGGTATCAATTCTGCTTCATCTCGATCCTCGTCAAAAATTTCTGCTCTGCCACATAATTCCTCTAACATttcacaaaagcctgaaataGCTGCGTCTGTGAAAAAAGAGACCACGCAATGCTCCTTAAAACATATACATAAACACATAATTAACAATGTGATGTAGAAACTAAAAGTTAATACCTTGAAAGTCACGAGAATCAGGACAACTCGTAGATAAAAAACCATCTTTTCCTTTCTGTTTCAATTTTTTCTTTCTGGAAGAACTTGTAATTTTCTGTataaaacccaaaaaaaaaaaaacttagctGACCAAAAGACCTTGCATCACAGTTGAAGTCGGTATCATAACTTACTTTGTCAACATAATGGTCTTGCTGGTTTTTGCTAGTTCCGACAGAGTCTGTCTGAACTTGGTCGGCATCTCTCCTCGTTTCACCAGAGTCTCTCAGCAACTGACTGAGCATAGGCATGTGACGCTCAAAGGGCGTGGATCCAGTTAAATCACTTCTATATATTGGCTCCTCGACAGAACCTGAGAAACTTGAAAAGTAAAATAAGTATGAGCCAGGCAACCATTGCTGACACTAGCACACATATGACACCTTTCAGAACAGTGAACAGTTTATGCAAATCACATAATATTCCAGGAATGCTGTTATATGAGATGAAGGAGAGAACCCGAAAAAAAGCTGTAATTGCAGTTCTCTCAATTAAGGCAAAGTTTGTAGCAGCGGAATTTCCTTTAAATATTCTATAGCAAACTGAAAAAAggatattaaattatttaaagtaaCTCTCAGGGTAAAAGTAGGGCATGCTGACCAATGTCAACATGCAATGGAGCAATAATTACAAAGCGAAATTTTCAGCAATTACCCAATATAAGTTGAAATTCCTAAACCGGGTTAAATGAGACAAAAAATTAGTAGTCAATGCATCATGGCAATGGTGAGATTGATAGAAAGTCATTGAACTCCTTTCAGCCTATATGCTTAAACTTAAACTATCCCTAATCATCAACAGCCATCTAATGACTTCAAAATTGGTTTCTCCATTAAGAAACACAGAAATCCCTATAGTATATTAAAGATGTGG is a genomic window containing:
- the LOC140822097 gene encoding sister chromatid cohesion protein SCC2-like isoform X4, whose translation is MMEGPGGRLTKVMFLERLPISSETLMNLKDQSSIQPGASIGNSDLFNEVLRHDPDAFECVAPGSVEEPIYRSDLTGSTPFERHMPMLSQLLRDSGETRRDADQVQTDSVGTSKNQQDHYVDKKITSSSRKKKLKQKGKDGFLSTSCPDSRDFQDAAISGFCEMLEELCGRAEIFDEDRDEAELIPLPFSDLKALTNEIMSMRAKKILHMVHIDLLSRTLKVLDHQIHRAEGLSINYNDHLDADVVSSIYCSLESIHGALAIMAHDDMPKQLYKEENIERILDFSRHQILDVMFACDPAYRAMHKPTDNGAIDDEEDEEADDFGSASKKRRTSKSVKEKKSTTYKGLSVVKTVTQKLCTILSFLKQFLSIECLSDSCILQLVRTSLQTLLVDNIPLLQLKAISLIGGIYYMYTQHRSYVMDETVQIILKSPLSKRVPRTYHLPDEEQRQIQLITALCIQMVQYSANLPEVVRSENPLLEVSVDPGYPAKCYEAITESCCLFWTRILQRLASTKSQDASELKMIMENLVMDLLTTLNLPEYPASAAILEVLCVLLLQNAGLKSKDITARIMAIDLLGIIAARLKHDAVLCRDDKFWILKEFINSERVDPSYEKDACSVCKGAISERSLFVCQGCQRAFHVDCMEGMENEVHSRNSDCQICLCERQLLVLKTYCVSQDKDEKKNRNQSKKSSRHDTVTKQEIVQQMLLNYLQDVRSEDDTHLFTRWFYLCLWYKDDHPASEQKICYYLTRLKSRAIVRESSSFSSSLKRVSVKKVALALGQNSSFTRGFDKILQVLLASLRDNSPTIRSKAMRAVSIIVEADPEVLGDKFVHMAVEGRFCDSAISVRESALELVGRHIASYPDVGLKYFEKVAERIKDTGISVRKRAIKIIKDMCTSDTGFSLFSTACVEIISRINDEESSVQDLVCKAFYKFWFEEHLGMQTHSFKDGSCVPLELAKKTEQIVEMLRRMSSHKPLVTVIKRNLALDFFPQSAKAAGINPVLLASVRRRCELMCKCLLEKVLQVTEVSSEEGEELMLPYALLLHAFCLVDPTLCAPASDPSQFVVTLQPYLKSQSDNRVTAQLLESIIFVIDSVLPLLRKLPQTVCEELEQDLKQMIVRHSFLTVVHACIKCLCSVGDVTGKGALVVEYLIQLFYKRLDALGFDNKQQVGRCLFCLGLLLRYGSSLLTEFSSNTRMMDVTHSVNLFKKYLQAEDFIIKVRSLQALGYVLIARPEFMLQKDVGKIMEATLSSNTDARLKMQSLQNIYEYLLHAESQLEPDKASKKEVSRAQSVPVAAGAGDTNICGGIVQLYWYNILGRCLDVNEQVRQTALKIVEVVLRQGLVHPITCVPYLIALETDPQEVNSKLAHHLLMNMNEKYPAFFESRLGDGLQLSFMFIHGMNDAIAEIPNHKVHSSVSNSVKGRSDAGTSAYARLGVSRIYKLVRTNRVSRNRFMSSVVRKFEMPRWNNYVIPFLMYCSEILALLPFTSPDEPLYLIYTINRLVQVRAGILESNMKDFLHSLEGIYPKGIGNGTVQSDHTIQSVSERSMSNDGNHKISEEFPGRHLSGDPQSKYSDIMEDSYIMPKIDLQKIQVDCLAIGAIQLLLKLKRHLKIVFGLDDARCQAYSPNEPPKPGESFLRQNISFNISDINIDPPNTREDFSRRYQDLKNALTEDTVDYSTYTANIKRKRPPLRRGGKASRTADAEDEDDNEDENWTDGVNRINRSGRRGNVRTRQRY
- the LOC140822097 gene encoding sister chromatid cohesion protein SCC2-like isoform X3, whose product is MSNSGSGDVPCGISLSNSVHSEVATCLPLPSLPVFCGALDQELCLFDDGRSRWSSNQGDVPGKIADLLRNTDVSYLNLKDQSSIQPGASIGNSDLFNEVLRHDPDAFECVAPGSVEEPIYRSDLTGSTPFERHMPMLSQLLRDSGETRRDADQVQTDSVGTSKNQQDHYVDKKITSSSRKKKLKQKGKDGFLSTSCPDSRDFQDAAISGFCEMLEELCGRAEIFDEDRDEAELIPLPFSDLKALTNEIMSMRAKKILHMVHIDLLSRTLKVLDHQIHRAEGLSINYNDHLDADVVSSIYCSLESIHGALAIMAHDDMPKQLYKEENIERILDFSRHQILDVMFACDPAYRAMHKPTDNGAIDDEEDEEADDFGSASKKRRTSKSVKEKKSTTYKGLSVVKTVTQKLCTILSFLKQFLSIECLSDSCILQLVRTSLQTLLVDNIPLLQLKAISLIGGIYYMYTQHRSYVMDETVQIILKSPLSKRVPRTYHLPDEEQRQIQLITALCIQMVQYSANLPEVVRSENPLLEVSVDPGYPAKCYEAITESCCLFWTRILQRLASTKSQDASELKMIMENLVMDLLTTLNLPEYPASAAILEVLCVLLLQNAGLKSKDITARIMAIDLLGIIAARLKHDAVLCRDDKFWILKEFINSERVDPSYEKDACSVCKGAISERSLFVCQGCQRAFHVDCMEGMENEVHSRNSDCQICLCERQLLVLKTYCVSQDKDEKKNRNQSKKSSRHDTVTKQEIVQQMLLNYLQDVRSEDDTHLFTRWFYLCLWYKDDHPASEQKICYYLTRLKSRAIVRESSSFSSSLKRVSVKKVALALGQNSSFTRGFDKILQVLLASLRDNSPTIRSKAMRAVSIIVEADPEVLGDKFVHMAVEGRFCDSAISVRESALELVGRHIASYPDVGLKYFEKVAERIKDTGISVRKRAIKIIKDMCTSDTGFSLFSTACVEIISRINDEESSVQDLVCKAFYKFWFEEHLGMQTHSFKDGSCVPLELAKKTEQIVEMLRRMSSHKPLVTVIKRNLALDFFPQSAKAAGINPVLLASVRRRCELMCKCLLEKVLQVTEVSSEEGEELMLPYALLLHAFCLVDPTLCAPASDPSQFVVTLQPYLKSQSDNRVTAQLLESIIFVIDSVLPLLRKLPQTVCEELEQDLKQMIVRHSFLTVVHACIKCLCSVGDVTGKGALVVEYLIQLFYKRLDALGFDNKQQVGRCLFCLGLLLRYGSSLLTEFSSNTRMMDVTHSVNLFKKYLQAEDFIIKALGYVLIARPEFMLQKDVGKIMEATLSSNTDARLKMQSLQNIYEYLLHAESQLEPDKASKKEVSRAQSVPVAAGAGDTNICGGIVQLYWYNILGRCLDVNEQVRQTALKIVEVVLRQGLVHPITCVPYLIALETDPQEVNSKLAHHLLMNMNEKYPAFFESRLGDGLQLSFMFIHGMNDAIAEIPNHKVHSSVSNSVKGRSDAGTSAYARLGVSRIYKLVRTNRVSRNRFMSSVVRKFEMPRWNNYVIPFLMYCSEILALLPFTSPDEPLYLIYTINRLVQVRAGILESNMKDFLHSLEGIYPKGIGNGTVQSDHTIQSVSERSMSNDGNHKISEEFPGRHLSGDPQSKYSDIMEDSYIMPKIDLQKIQVDCLAIGAIQLLLKLKRHLKIVFGLDDARCQAYSPNEPPKPGESFLRQNISFNISDINIDPPNTREDFSRRYQDLKNALTEDTVDYSTYTANIKRKRPPLRRGGKASRTADAEDEDDNEDENWTDGVNRINRSGRRGNVRTRQRY
- the LOC140822097 gene encoding sister chromatid cohesion protein SCC2-like isoform X2, which translates into the protein MSNSGSGDVPCGISLSNSVHSEVATCLPLPSLPVFCGALDQELCLFDDGRSRWSSNQGDVPGKIADLLRNTDVSYLNLKDQSSIQPGASIGNSDLFNEVLRHDPDAFECVAPGSVEEPIYRSDLTGSTPFERHMPMLSQLLRDSGETRRDADQVQTDSVGTSKNQQDHYVDKKITSSSRKKKLKQKGKDGFLSTSCPDSRDFQDAAISGFCEMLEELCGRAEIFDEDRDEAELIPLPFSDLKALTNEIMSMRAKKILHMVHIDLLSRTLKVLDHQIHRAEGLSINYNDHLDADVVSSIYCSLESIHGALAIMAHDDMPKQLYKEENIERILDFSRHQILDVMFACDPAYRAMHKPTDNGAIDDEEADDFGSASKKRRTSKSVKEKKSTTYKGLSVVKTVTQKLCTILSFLKQFLSIECLSDSCILQLVRTSLQTLLVDNIPLLQLKAISLIGGIYYMYTQHRSYVMDETVQIILKSPLSKRVPRTYHLPDEEQRQIQLITALCIQMVQYSANLPEVVRSENPLLEVSVDPGYPAKCYEAITESCCLFWTRILQRLASTKSQDASELKMIMENLVMDLLTTLNLPEYPASAAILEVLCVLLLQNAGLKSKDITARIMAIDLLGIIAARLKHDAVLCRDDKFWILKEFINSERVDPSYEKDACSVCKGAISERSLFVCQGCQRAFHVDCMEGMENEVHSRNSDCQICLCERQLLVLKTYCVSQDKDEKKNRNQSKKSSRHDTVTKQEIVQQMLLNYLQDVRSEDDTHLFTRWFYLCLWYKDDHPASEQKICYYLTRLKSRAIVRESSSFSSSLKRVSVKKVALALGQNSSFTRGFDKILQVLLASLRDNSPTIRSKAMRAVSIIVEADPEVLGDKFVHMAVEGRFCDSAISVRESALELVGRHIASYPDVGLKYFEKVAERIKDTGISVRKRAIKIIKDMCTSDTGFSLFSTACVEIISRINDEESSVQDLVCKAFYKFWFEEHLGMQTHSFKDGSCVPLELAKKTEQIVEMLRRMSSHKPLVTVIKRNLALDFFPQSAKAAGINPVLLASVRRRCELMCKCLLEKVLQVTEVSSEEGEELMLPYALLLHAFCLVDPTLCAPASDPSQFVVTLQPYLKSQSDNRVTAQLLESIIFVIDSVLPLLRKLPQTVCEELEQDLKQMIVRHSFLTVVHACIKCLCSVGDVTGKGALVVEYLIQLFYKRLDALGFDNKQQVGRCLFCLGLLLRYGSSLLTEFSSNTRMMDVTHSVNLFKKYLQAEDFIIKVRSLQALGYVLIARPEFMLQKDVGKIMEATLSSNTDARLKMQSLQNIYEYLLHAESQLEPDKASKKEVSRAQSVPVAAGAGDTNICGGIVQLYWYNILGRCLDVNEQVRQTALKIVEVVLRQGLVHPITCVPYLIALETDPQEVNSKLAHHLLMNMNEKYPAFFESRLGDGLQLSFMFIHGMNDAIAEIPNHKVHSSVSNSVKGRSDAGTSAYARLGVSRIYKLVRTNRVSRNRFMSSVVRKFEMPRWNNYVIPFLMYCSEILALLPFTSPDEPLYLIYTINRLVQVRAGILESNMKDFLHSLEGIYPKGIGNGTVQSDHTIQSVSERSMSNDGNHKISEEFPGRHLSGDPQSKYSDIMEDSYIMPKIDLQKIQVDCLAIGAIQLLLKLKRHLKIVFGLDDARCQAYSPNEPPKPGESFLRQNISFNISDINIDPPNTREDFSRRYQDLKNALTEDTVDYSTYTANIKRKRPPLRRGGKASRTADAEDEDDNEDENWTDGVNRINRSGRRGNVRTRQRY
- the LOC140822097 gene encoding sister chromatid cohesion protein SCC2-like isoform X1 gives rise to the protein MSNSGSGDVPCGISLSNSVHSEVATCLPLPSLPVFCGALDQELCLFDDGRSRWSSNQGDVPGKIADLLRNTDVSYLNLKDQSSIQPGASIGNSDLFNEVLRHDPDAFECVAPGSVEEPIYRSDLTGSTPFERHMPMLSQLLRDSGETRRDADQVQTDSVGTSKNQQDHYVDKKITSSSRKKKLKQKGKDGFLSTSCPDSRDFQDAAISGFCEMLEELCGRAEIFDEDRDEAELIPLPFSDLKALTNEIMSMRAKKILHMVHIDLLSRTLKVLDHQIHRAEGLSINYNDHLDADVVSSIYCSLESIHGALAIMAHDDMPKQLYKEENIERILDFSRHQILDVMFACDPAYRAMHKPTDNGAIDDEEDEEADDFGSASKKRRTSKSVKEKKSTTYKGLSVVKTVTQKLCTILSFLKQFLSIECLSDSCILQLVRTSLQTLLVDNIPLLQLKAISLIGGIYYMYTQHRSYVMDETVQIILKSPLSKRVPRTYHLPDEEQRQIQLITALCIQMVQYSANLPEVVRSENPLLEVSVDPGYPAKCYEAITESCCLFWTRILQRLASTKSQDASELKMIMENLVMDLLTTLNLPEYPASAAILEVLCVLLLQNAGLKSKDITARIMAIDLLGIIAARLKHDAVLCRDDKFWILKEFINSERVDPSYEKDACSVCKGAISERSLFVCQGCQRAFHVDCMEGMENEVHSRNSDCQICLCERQLLVLKTYCVSQDKDEKKNRNQSKKSSRHDTVTKQEIVQQMLLNYLQDVRSEDDTHLFTRWFYLCLWYKDDHPASEQKICYYLTRLKSRAIVRESSSFSSSLKRVSVKKVALALGQNSSFTRGFDKILQVLLASLRDNSPTIRSKAMRAVSIIVEADPEVLGDKFVHMAVEGRFCDSAISVRESALELVGRHIASYPDVGLKYFEKVAERIKDTGISVRKRAIKIIKDMCTSDTGFSLFSTACVEIISRINDEESSVQDLVCKAFYKFWFEEHLGMQTHSFKDGSCVPLELAKKTEQIVEMLRRMSSHKPLVTVIKRNLALDFFPQSAKAAGINPVLLASVRRRCELMCKCLLEKVLQVTEVSSEEGEELMLPYALLLHAFCLVDPTLCAPASDPSQFVVTLQPYLKSQSDNRVTAQLLESIIFVIDSVLPLLRKLPQTVCEELEQDLKQMIVRHSFLTVVHACIKCLCSVGDVTGKGALVVEYLIQLFYKRLDALGFDNKQQVGRCLFCLGLLLRYGSSLLTEFSSNTRMMDVTHSVNLFKKYLQAEDFIIKVRSLQALGYVLIARPEFMLQKDVGKIMEATLSSNTDARLKMQSLQNIYEYLLHAESQLEPDKASKKEVSRAQSVPVAAGAGDTNICGGIVQLYWYNILGRCLDVNEQVRQTALKIVEVVLRQGLVHPITCVPYLIALETDPQEVNSKLAHHLLMNMNEKYPAFFESRLGDGLQLSFMFIHGMNDAIAEIPNHKVHSSVSNSVKGRSDAGTSAYARLGVSRIYKLVRTNRVSRNRFMSSVVRKFEMPRWNNYVIPFLMYCSEILALLPFTSPDEPLYLIYTINRLVQVRAGILESNMKDFLHSLEGIYPKGIGNGTVQSDHTIQSVSERSMSNDGNHKISEEFPGRHLSGDPQSKYSDIMEDSYIMPKIDLQKIQVDCLAIGAIQLLLKLKRHLKIVFGLDDARCQAYSPNEPPKPGESFLRQNISFNISDINIDPPNTREDFSRRYQDLKNALTEDTVDYSTYTANIKRKRPPLRRGGKASRTADAEDEDDNEDENWTDGVNRINRSGRRGNVRTRQRY